The genome window GATCGGGACAAACAAAAAGCGGGCCGCTAGGCAGCCCGTGCAGCGTGAAATAATACAACAAGCCGGGGCGCTCCGTCAATCGGCGAGATGGCCAAACCCTTCAGAAAACACGGAGATTGACGTTGACCACGGGGGGCGCGAAAGGTATCATTGACCACTCGAAAAACTCACCAAGGAGGTCGGCATGGCGGAATTTACTACCCAGGAATTCTATGAACGGTTGGCCGGCATCCGCCTGCGCCGAAAGTTCCTCTGGTCGGTCTTTTTCAGCTACATCCCGGTTATCTGGATCGCCCTGAAGATCGGCGGCGACGGGCTGGCCATCGGCGTCGGCATATTCTGGCTGATCCTCGCCTCCATCGGCGGGGTGATGGTCAGCTTCAGCCTCTGTCCGCGCTGCGGTAACCGCTTTCACATGAAGGGGCTCTCCACCTCCTGGGGCAGCCACTGCGTCCACTGCAAACTGAGCCTGAAGGAACGGTCGTGAGGGGTAAGAGATGATGAGTGAAGGGTAAAGACCTTCTCCTCACCCCTCACACTTCACTCCTAACGCCTCACCTTCCCTCTCCATAACGAGTCCCAGCCATGCCCATTCCCCGCTCCAGCGGCGTTCTGCTTCACCCCACTTCCCTGCCCGGCCGCTTCGGTCTCGGTGACCTCGGCGGAGAAGCCTTTGCTTTTGTCGATTTTCTTGCCGCCGCCGGGCAGAGCTGGTGGCAGATTCTGCCTCTCGGTCCCACCGGTTACGGCCATTCCCCCTACAGCGCCTACTCCGCCTTCGCCGGCAATCCCCTGCTGATCAGCCTGGAGCGGCTGGTGGAATGCGGCGAACTGGAGGCGGCCGACATCGGCGGTATCGCCATGGCCGAAGGGGTCGCCCATTTCGGCTTCGTCCAGGGGCTCAAGGAGCGCCTGCTGCGCAAGGCCGCCCGGACCTTCGCCGCCGAGGCCCCGAGACCCCGACGGGACGCCTTCGACCGCTTCTGTCTCGACCAGGCTTTCTGGCTCAACGATCACGCCATTTTCCAGGCTCTGCGCCGCCAGTTCAAGGATCAGTCCTGGAGCCGCTGGCCGGAAGGGATCCGCCGCCGCGAGCAGAGCGCCCTGCATCATTGGGGGTCGGAGCTGGCCGAGGCGATCCATGTCCACAAATATGCCCAGTTCGTCTTTTTCGAGCAGTGGCACATCCTCAAGGATTACGCCAACCGCAAGGGCGTCGGCCTGATCGGCGACATCCCCATCTTCGTCGCCTTCGATTCCGCCGACGTCTGGGCCAATCCTGAGCTTTTCCATCTCGATGCAACGGAGCAACCGACGGTCGTCGCCGGGGTGCCCCCCGACTACTTCAGCAAAACAGGCCAGCGCTGGGGCAATCCCCTCTATCGCTGGGAGCGGATGGTCGAGGACGACTTCGCCTGGTGGCTGACCCGTTTCCGGGCCAACCTCGCCCTCACCGACCTGGTGCGTATCGACCACTTTCGCGGTTTCGAGGCCTGCTGGACGATTCCCGCCGAGGAGCCGACCGCCGTCAACGGGAGTTGGGAGCCGGTGCCGGGGACGGCGCTCTTCAACCGACTGCGCCAGGAGTTGGGTGAAGATCTGCCGCTCATCGCCGAGGATCTCGGCATCATCACCCCCGAGGTGGAAGCGCTCCGCGACGGCTTTGGCCTGCCGGGAATGAAGATTCTGCACTTCGCCTTTGGCGGCGATGCCGACAACCCCTACCTGCCCCACAATCTGACCCGCGACTGCGTCGTCTACACCGGCACCCACGACAACGACACCAGTCTCGGCTGGTGGAAATCCCTCGCCAAGGCCGAACGGGACCGGGTGCGGGAGTACCTCGGCCACGGCGGGCGGGAGATGCCCTGGGATCTGATCCGCCTGGCCCAGGCGAGCGTCGCCCAACTCTGCATCCTCCCCCTGCAGGATCTTCTCGGTCTCGGCGCCGACGCCCGCATGAACACCCCCGGCCTGGCCACCGGCAACTGGGGCTGGCGCTACCGTCCCGGGGATCTCAAGCCGGAAATCGCCGAACGTCTTTCCCGGCTCGCCGCCGTCTACGGCCGCGTCCGTCGCCCGTTATCCTGATGGGTTGAGAGGATCGCACTTGATATCCGCCCAGGCCATGCATCTGACCAACCTGCTCTGCTTCGCTTTCTTCGCCAACCTGCCCCTGGGCTACCTGCGCGAATCGAGCCGCAAGTTCTCTCTGCGCTGGTTCGTCTACATCCACATCTCCATCCCTTTCATTCTGGCCATGCGCATCAGCTATGACTTCGGCTGGGAGGCCGTCCCTTTCACCTTGGCCTGCGCCCTGGCCGGGCAAATGCTGGGGGGGAGCATCAAGCGCAGGCGCCGGCCGTGAGTCGGGAAAGCCGCCCGCGCATGCGCCGGGCCGCCCGCATCGGCGCCCTGGTCGAGGATGTCCTTCACGCCCGGGGTTTCGAGGACAAGATCCGCGAATACCGCACCTGGCTGATCTGGGATGAAACCGTCGGCCCGCAAATCGCCGCCCGCGCCCGACCGGTGCGCATCCGCGACGGGGTGCTGGAAATCCGCGTCGACCAGCCGGTATGGATGCAACAGTTGCAGCTGATGAAGCCGATGCTCCTCGGCCGTCTCAATGACCGCCTGGGGGGCGCGGTGCTCCGCGACCTCTTCCTGCGCCAGGGGAAGAATGCGCCGGTCGTCCCCCCGCCCGTCCCTCCAGCCCCGCCCGCCTGGCTCAAGGTCGCGCTCGATGACAACGATCGGGCGGAGATCGAAGCCACCCTCGGCTCCCTTGACGATCCCGAACTGAAAGAACAACTGCGCCGCGTCCTCACCCGCCAGAAACAGCTCAGTAAAAGTAAAGGCGGTTCCTGAAGCGAACCGCCTGCCTTTGCTACCACTGCCCCCCCTCGAAGACGAAGAAAGGTAAGGAGTGAGGGGTAAGGGGTAAAGATCTTCTCCTCACACCTAACGCCTCACTCCTCACGGTTTCAAGCTATAACTCCTCGGCCATTTTCATGAAATGTTCCGCCTCCTGCTTGCGGCCGACCTTGGCGTAGCCGCCGGCGAGGTCGCGCAGGGCCAGGGCGACGGCGGTGCGATTTGCGCCGAGGTTGTCAAGAGGGAGGAAAATCTTTTCGGCGGCCGATTTCAAGGCCTGCATGTTTTCCCGCTGGAACCGGCCCAGGGTATTTTTCCCGATATTGTGCCGGGCGGAATATTCGAGAATCGACCGGTCGTCGGTGTTGAGCACCGTCCCCGCACTGAAGGTACGCAGCGCCTCCTCGGTAAAGAGGAAGTGTCCGGCCACCAACTCTCCCGGGCTCTCCACCTGGGCCAGCGTCAGGGCCGCGCCGATAGCCGGAACCGCCAGGCGTTGCGCCAGGCGCTGATAGTCCATGACCAGCGGTTGCCGCGAGCCGACCAGAATCAGGTCCGAGCCCGAGGTGTAAACGAGGGCGTGGGGAAAGACTTGGAGAAAGGTGCGGCAGGCGATACGCAGATTTTCCGTGGTGATGTCGTAGAGGCCGAGCCACTGGCAGAAAATGCCGTCCGCCGCCAGCCGCCGTGCCGCCAGCCGGTAAAAATCGAGAGTGAAGAGATTGGCATTGCCGGTCTGCCAGGGATTGGAGGGCTCGGAGACGATAACATCGTAACTTTGCCGTTCCGTGAGGAGCAGGTTGCGCCCATCCTCGACCAGCAGGCGCACCTTGGGATCATCCAGCACCCGGCCGTTGGCCTCGGCAAAATACGCCGAGGCTTTAACCACTTCCGGCGAAATCTCGACGCAGTCGATGGCCTCCGTCGGGTGGGCGGAAAGTCCGCGCAAGGAGATCCCCGTCCCCAGGCCGATGACCAACGCCCGCCGGGGCTGCGGATGAAGAAGCATGGGCAGGTGGCTGACCAGGAGCTGCGTCCCCATATCGCGCCCGGTGCCGCCGTCGGTCTTGCCGTTCACGGTAAAGAAACGCATCTGCCCATCCAGGCTTTCATGTACCGCCACGGTCGTGTCGGTCCCTTCGATGACGTCGATGATTCGCTCCTCGCTCAGCACCTTCTCCAGCCCGCCCATCTCCAGGTATTTTTCCGCGTAGCAATAAATGCCGCTGTTCATCCAGGCCGGATTCCAGGCGGCCGGCAACGCCACGGCGGAGAATCCCGCCAAGGCCAGGGCCGGTACCGCGAGACGCCCGGCGCGGCAGGCCCGGAAACGGACAAAGAGCGCCAGCCCGGAAAGGATATTGAGGGCGGCGAGCAGGCGGAAGCTGTTCTGGATGCCGAGCTGGGGAATGAGGACAAAGCCGGCGAGGAGACTGCCCAGGACCGCCCCCAGGGTGTTATGCAGCACGATCAGGCCGACGCCACGCCCGGTCTGCTCGGGGCCGGGGGCGAGCATGGCCACCGCCGCCGGCAGCAGGGAGCCGGAAAGGAGGGTCGGTACGCACATGACGGCAAAGGCGATGAGGAAATAGCCGAGGGTCAGAAACCACCAGTGCTCCCCCGCCAGATCGTGCGCGGCAAGAAAAACGTGGGCGAGGCGGTCATAGAAAGGGACGGTCAAAGCCACCGAGGCGCCCATGCCGACGGTAAGCAGGGCGAAGAGCGCGGGGATGTTCGTGGTTCGGCGAATCCGCCGGGCGTAGATGGCGCCGCCCAGGGCGATCCCCACCAGATAGGCGCTGAGCATGGTGGCGAAAGCGTAGCTGGTGTTGCCGAGGAAGAGGAGCAGCACCCGCGTCCAGAGGATTTCGTAAGCCAAACCGTAAGCGCCGATGAGCATGACGCTGACCAGCAGAAAGGCGAAACCGGTCAGCGGCTGCAGGGGCGTCTCCGGAGCCGGGGGAAGAGCGACCCCTTCCGCCCTCCGGCAGATTTTCCGTGCCAGCTGCCAGGCGAGAAGAGCAATGAGCCCATTGACCGCGACCCCGAGATACCCCGTCAAAGACAGACCAAAATACGGAATCAGCAGATAGCCCGCCCCGAAAGCGCCGAGGGTCGCCCCCAGGGTGTTGAGGGCGTAGAGCTTGCCGATTTCGCCGCTCAAGCGTCTTTTGACGAAAAAGCGGCACATGATCGGCAGGGTGCCGCCCATGCAGACCGCCGGCGGCAAGAGCAGCAGCGCCGCCAGGGTCAAATGCAGCAGGGTCGTCAAGCCGGGATGATCGGGCAAGGCCTGGCGCGAGCGGATGTAGACCGCCTCGACCAGATCGAGGGCTTGCGGAAAGGTCAGGGCGAAGAGAGCGATGCCCCCTTCGAGCAGGGCATAGACCAGCAGCAGGCGCCGGTTACGGTCGGCGTAACGACCCAGCAACAGACTGCCGCCGGCAAGCCCCGCCATGAAGGTGGCGGTCACCAGACTGACCACTTCGATGGTGGCGCCGAAGGTCAGAATCAGGTACTTGGTCCAGAGTACCTCGTAGACCAGGGCAACACAGCCGGAGAGGGCAAAGAGCGTATAAATCAGGCGTTTCTGACCAGGGGACAGGTCCATGGGATAACTCCCTAGCGAAAGAGAAAACCGCCTCATTTAAGCACGCAAA of Desulfuromonas acetexigens contains these proteins:
- the malQ gene encoding 4-alpha-glucanotransferase; translation: MPIPRSSGVLLHPTSLPGRFGLGDLGGEAFAFVDFLAAAGQSWWQILPLGPTGYGHSPYSAYSAFAGNPLLISLERLVECGELEAADIGGIAMAEGVAHFGFVQGLKERLLRKAARTFAAEAPRPRRDAFDRFCLDQAFWLNDHAIFQALRRQFKDQSWSRWPEGIRRREQSALHHWGSELAEAIHVHKYAQFVFFEQWHILKDYANRKGVGLIGDIPIFVAFDSADVWANPELFHLDATEQPTVVAGVPPDYFSKTGQRWGNPLYRWERMVEDDFAWWLTRFRANLALTDLVRIDHFRGFEACWTIPAEEPTAVNGSWEPVPGTALFNRLRQELGEDLPLIAEDLGIITPEVEALRDGFGLPGMKILHFAFGGDADNPYLPHNLTRDCVVYTGTHDNDTSLGWWKSLAKAERDRVREYLGHGGREMPWDLIRLAQASVAQLCILPLQDLLGLGADARMNTPGLATGNWGWRYRPGDLKPEIAERLSRLAAVYGRVRRPLS
- a CDS encoding DUF721 domain-containing protein, which codes for MSRESRPRMRRAARIGALVEDVLHARGFEDKIREYRTWLIWDETVGPQIAARARPVRIRDGVLEIRVDQPVWMQQLQLMKPMLLGRLNDRLGGAVLRDLFLRQGKNAPVVPPPVPPAPPAWLKVALDDNDRAEIEATLGSLDDPELKEQLRRVLTRQKQLSKSKGGS
- a CDS encoding methyltransferase, producing the protein MDLSPGQKRLIYTLFALSGCVALVYEVLWTKYLILTFGATIEVVSLVTATFMAGLAGGSLLLGRYADRNRRLLLVYALLEGGIALFALTFPQALDLVEAVYIRSRQALPDHPGLTTLLHLTLAALLLLPPAVCMGGTLPIMCRFFVKRRLSGEIGKLYALNTLGATLGAFGAGYLLIPYFGLSLTGYLGVAVNGLIALLAWQLARKICRRAEGVALPPAPETPLQPLTGFAFLLVSVMLIGAYGLAYEILWTRVLLLFLGNTSYAFATMLSAYLVGIALGGAIYARRIRRTTNIPALFALLTVGMGASVALTVPFYDRLAHVFLAAHDLAGEHWWFLTLGYFLIAFAVMCVPTLLSGSLLPAAVAMLAPGPEQTGRGVGLIVLHNTLGAVLGSLLAGFVLIPQLGIQNSFRLLAALNILSGLALFVRFRACRAGRLAVPALALAGFSAVALPAAWNPAWMNSGIYCYAEKYLEMGGLEKVLSEERIIDVIEGTDTTVAVHESLDGQMRFFTVNGKTDGGTGRDMGTQLLVSHLPMLLHPQPRRALVIGLGTGISLRGLSAHPTEAIDCVEISPEVVKASAYFAEANGRVLDDPKVRLLVEDGRNLLLTERQSYDVIVSEPSNPWQTGNANLFTLDFYRLAARRLAADGIFCQWLGLYDITTENLRIACRTFLQVFPHALVYTSGSDLILVGSRQPLVMDYQRLAQRLAVPAIGAALTLAQVESPGELVAGHFLFTEEALRTFSAGTVLNTDDRSILEYSARHNIGKNTLGRFQRENMQALKSAAEKIFLPLDNLGANRTAVALALRDLAGGYAKVGRKQEAEHFMKMAEEL